The proteins below come from a single Gimesia alba genomic window:
- a CDS encoding alkaline ceramidase translates to MNERTIEVKTESAFQGQIGVATVDITPPVGIYARNWGAAKHDVADSIHRRLTLNALVMYAAGAAQPLIFLDADLGWWRSLLTFNRFQARLLEELEIDVSALIFGLSHTHASPPLTDPDPDLPASESLAEYLETVYQASLVAVRDAIKNVGKAVLDWKTGHCQLASMRDLPDPAPRTERILCGWNPSEPADDTLVVGRISDGEGNLKAVIVNYACHPTTLAWENTAISPDFPGAMRDTIRETLGVPALFMQGASGELSPRYQYVGDTEVADRHGRQLAYATLATLEDMEPAMTCLEFEGVMESGAPLAVWRHEQVEPSSVLKALEVKVELPLKDWPSAEELERLRQECPDRALEERLRRRRNIRRGIGDGTTLELPIWVWRMGDTILVGSRTEAYSILQRELRKRFPERTIVCLNLINGTTGYLAPAELYDLDLYQVWQTPFERGGLEILIEGMADAIGQIIAE, encoded by the coding sequence ATGAATGAACGCACAATCGAAGTGAAAACGGAGTCGGCATTTCAGGGGCAGATCGGTGTGGCGACGGTGGATATTACGCCGCCCGTGGGAATTTATGCTCGCAACTGGGGCGCTGCGAAACATGACGTGGCCGATTCGATTCACCGTCGGCTGACTTTGAATGCGCTGGTGATGTATGCGGCTGGTGCAGCGCAGCCTTTGATTTTTCTGGATGCGGACCTGGGCTGGTGGCGTTCGTTACTGACGTTCAATCGGTTTCAGGCGCGTTTGCTGGAAGAGCTGGAGATAGACGTGTCGGCTTTGATTTTCGGGTTGAGTCATACGCATGCGTCACCCCCTTTGACAGACCCCGATCCGGATTTGCCGGCGAGTGAATCGCTGGCGGAATATCTGGAAACGGTGTATCAGGCTTCCCTCGTCGCGGTACGTGATGCGATCAAAAATGTGGGCAAGGCGGTGCTGGATTGGAAAACCGGGCATTGTCAACTGGCCTCAATGAGAGACCTGCCTGATCCCGCTCCGCGGACCGAGCGGATCTTGTGCGGTTGGAATCCGAGTGAGCCTGCGGATGATACGCTGGTGGTCGGCCGCATCAGTGATGGTGAAGGAAATCTGAAGGCGGTGATTGTAAATTACGCCTGCCATCCAACGACGCTGGCCTGGGAGAACACGGCGATCTCACCCGATTTTCCGGGCGCGATGCGGGATACGATTCGGGAAACGCTGGGGGTCCCTGCTCTGTTTATGCAAGGGGCATCAGGCGAACTGTCGCCCCGATATCAGTATGTCGGTGATACTGAAGTGGCAGATCGGCATGGGCGTCAGCTGGCATATGCGACACTCGCAACGCTGGAAGATATGGAACCGGCGATGACGTGCCTGGAATTTGAAGGGGTGATGGAATCAGGGGCGCCCCTGGCGGTGTGGCGGCATGAGCAGGTCGAACCGAGTTCGGTGCTCAAAGCGCTGGAAGTGAAAGTGGAGCTGCCTTTAAAAGACTGGCCTTCTGCGGAGGAGCTGGAACGCCTGCGGCAGGAGTGTCCTGATCGGGCGCTGGAAGAACGTTTGCGACGGCGGCGCAATATTCGTCGGGGGATTGGCGATGGAACCACTTTGGAACTGCCTATCTGGGTCTGGCGGATGGGGGATACGATTCTGGTCGGCAGCCGCACCGAGGCGTATTCGATTCTGCAGCGCGAACTCAGAAAACGATTTCCGGAGCGGACGATTGTCTGTCTGAATCTGATCAACGGGACCACCGGATATCTGGCACCGGCAGAGTTGTACGATCTGGATTTATATCAGGTGTGGCAAACACCGTTTGAACGGGGCGGTCTGGAGATTCTGATTGAAGGGATGGCGGATGCCATTGGGCAGATCATTGCCGAGTAA
- a CDS encoding dihydrodipicolinate synthase family protein, with the protein MSGMIRGVLPVLHTPLLADETIDRESLEREIDWCYELGADGICGAMVSEVLRLTYEERLELTRLMSEVSDGRGAVIASVGAESTRQALVFARHAEEVGCDAVMAIPPVTTALPEAALWDYFSALAEQCSLPLIVQDASSYVGNAISIDFYRRLLEQYGAEKIRFKPEASPIGPNLSALRDATDGLALIYDGSGGILLVDAYRRGISGTMPGVDLLDGIIALWKALRTGDEAAIYRIYFPICAIVALQLQAGLDGFLAIEKYLLVKRGIISSEQRCTPHAWSLDEETKAEVDRLFDLLMQAL; encoded by the coding sequence ATGTCGGGGATGATTCGGGGGGTACTGCCGGTATTGCATACGCCTTTGCTGGCCGATGAAACGATTGACCGGGAATCGCTGGAACGCGAGATCGACTGGTGTTACGAACTGGGCGCTGACGGCATCTGTGGGGCGATGGTTTCGGAAGTGCTGCGTCTGACATATGAGGAACGGCTGGAATTGACGCGGTTGATGTCTGAGGTTTCAGATGGACGCGGGGCTGTGATCGCCAGTGTGGGAGCGGAGAGCACGCGTCAGGCGTTGGTCTTTGCCCGTCATGCTGAAGAGGTGGGCTGCGATGCGGTAATGGCGATTCCGCCGGTGACGACGGCGCTGCCGGAGGCGGCTTTGTGGGATTATTTTTCTGCGCTCGCCGAACAATGTTCTTTGCCATTGATTGTGCAGGACGCGTCTTCTTATGTCGGGAATGCGATCTCGATTGATTTTTACCGACGCCTGCTGGAACAGTATGGGGCGGAAAAAATTCGGTTCAAACCGGAAGCATCGCCGATTGGTCCGAACCTGTCGGCGCTCCGCGATGCGACGGACGGCCTGGCTTTGATCTATGATGGCTCGGGTGGGATTTTGCTGGTCGATGCGTATCGACGGGGCATCAGCGGCACGATGCCGGGTGTGGATTTGCTGGATGGAATCATCGCACTCTGGAAAGCACTACGGACCGGCGATGAGGCGGCGATCTATCGGATTTATTTTCCGATCTGTGCGATTGTGGCGCTGCAGTTACAGGCGGGGCTGGACGGTTTTCTGGCGATCGAGAAATATCTGCTGGTCAAACGCGGGATCATTTCGTCGGAGCAGCGCTGTACTCCGCACGCGTGGTCGCTCGATGAGGAAACAAAAGCGGAAGTGGATCGTCTGTTCGATTTACTGATGCAGGCACTATAG
- a CDS encoding MFS transporter, translated as MAESETSSETEQAAPTHARFMVMTLLCLIAAIAYISRNAIAVPADTIEKELGLSSTQMGWVMSAFFWSYALSQIPSGWIGHIWGTRRALSLFAILWSIATALIGVVTGFWTLVLARLIFGVSQAGIFPCSANTISKWLPESSRGFSSGLLGSFMSIGSAVGALCMGVMLVGFDFFGVSIPAITWRTAMWIFAVPSVVWAIWFYYWFRDRPEQHAGVNEDELRIIRGASAQTESEQTDESSEDAHGEPTPWGQILTSFSMWMICGQQFFRAAGYIFYVTWFPTYLQKARGIEMSTSGIWSSVPLVLYLIGNVLGGAIVDWVLQKTGSRRWSRQGVAITAMLGCGVCTLCAYFVDEMNLAMALISVSMFFAGLSGACGYTVTIDKGGQHVAPIFGMMNMAGNLGAALLPVIVGAMFDAGQYDAVLILMAGIYVTAALCWMLLNPNGTVFDERSAAVKA; from the coding sequence GTGGCTGAATCGGAAACTTCGTCAGAGACAGAACAGGCAGCACCCACCCATGCGCGGTTTATGGTGATGACGCTGTTGTGTCTGATTGCTGCGATCGCGTATATCAGCCGCAATGCGATTGCGGTGCCCGCGGATACCATTGAGAAAGAGCTGGGACTGAGTTCGACTCAGATGGGTTGGGTGATGAGTGCGTTCTTCTGGAGCTATGCGCTGTCACAGATTCCGAGCGGCTGGATTGGTCACATCTGGGGGACGCGTCGGGCGCTGAGTCTGTTTGCGATTTTATGGTCGATTGCGACGGCGTTGATTGGCGTCGTGACCGGCTTCTGGACGCTGGTGCTGGCGCGGTTGATTTTCGGCGTCTCTCAAGCGGGGATCTTCCCCTGCTCTGCGAATACGATTTCGAAGTGGCTGCCGGAATCGAGCCGTGGTTTTTCCAGTGGTTTGCTGGGAAGTTTCATGTCGATCGGGAGTGCCGTGGGGGCGCTGTGTATGGGCGTGATGCTGGTCGGTTTTGATTTCTTCGGAGTTTCCATTCCCGCGATCACCTGGCGGACGGCGATGTGGATTTTCGCGGTGCCGAGTGTGGTGTGGGCGATCTGGTTTTACTATTGGTTTCGAGATCGACCAGAACAGCACGCGGGCGTTAATGAGGATGAGCTGCGGATCATTCGCGGGGCCTCTGCCCAGACCGAGTCGGAACAAACGGATGAATCGTCTGAAGACGCACACGGCGAGCCGACTCCCTGGGGGCAGATTCTGACGAGTTTTTCGATGTGGATGATTTGTGGTCAGCAGTTCTTTCGGGCCGCCGGTTATATTTTTTACGTGACCTGGTTTCCGACTTACCTGCAGAAGGCACGTGGTATTGAGATGTCGACTTCGGGGATCTGGTCCAGCGTTCCTCTGGTGCTGTACCTGATTGGAAACGTGCTGGGAGGCGCGATCGTAGACTGGGTGTTACAAAAAACAGGAAGTCGTCGCTGGAGTCGTCAAGGGGTGGCGATCACTGCCATGCTGGGTTGTGGGGTGTGTACGTTATGTGCGTATTTCGTGGATGAAATGAATCTGGCGATGGCGTTGATTTCGGTGAGTATGTTTTTCGCAGGGCTCAGCGGTGCGTGTGGTTATACCGTCACGATTGATAAAGGAGGCCAGCACGTCGCGCCGATTTTCGGAATGATGAATATGGCGGGCAATCTAGGGGCGGCGTTGTTGCCTGTAATAGTGGGCGCGATGTTTGATGCGGGCCAGTATGACGCTGTGTTGATTTTGATGGCGGGGATTTATGTGACTGCGGCGCTGTGCTGGATGTTACTGAATCCGAATGGAACGGTTTTTGACGAACGTTCTGCAGCAGTGAAGGCGTAA
- a CDS encoding PIG-L deacetylase family protein codes for MVNQAESLRILAIHAHPDDIEIQCAGTLARLKNKGCHITIATMTAGDCGSAEMGPVEIANVRRAEAQKAADMLGADYMCLEFRDLAIIHDNESRQRVTEAVRKARPDIVITAPPVDYMSDHEMTSRLVRDACFGASAPNYTTHLFNPAPPTEKIPHLYYVDPIEGCDYFGNPIKPQFILDISETFDLKIKMLACHESQRAWLRKQHGLDEYLDGTERWSAARGKEIGTAYGEAFVQHCGHPYPSSNLLLEFLEK; via the coding sequence ATGGTAAATCAGGCAGAATCTCTGCGTATTCTGGCGATTCACGCTCATCCCGATGATATCGAAATCCAATGCGCGGGCACTTTGGCCCGCCTGAAAAATAAGGGTTGTCACATCACCATCGCCACGATGACCGCCGGTGACTGTGGTAGTGCCGAAATGGGACCGGTGGAAATCGCCAATGTCCGCCGCGCAGAAGCACAGAAAGCAGCCGACATGCTCGGTGCCGACTACATGTGTCTCGAATTCCGGGACCTGGCCATTATTCACGACAATGAATCCCGCCAGCGGGTCACAGAAGCGGTTCGCAAAGCCCGACCGGATATCGTGATCACCGCTCCCCCGGTCGATTACATGAGCGACCACGAAATGACCAGTCGCCTCGTCCGCGATGCCTGTTTCGGTGCTTCTGCTCCCAATTACACAACGCACCTGTTTAACCCCGCACCACCGACGGAAAAGATCCCGCACCTGTATTACGTCGATCCCATCGAAGGCTGTGACTACTTTGGAAACCCAATCAAGCCGCAGTTCATTCTCGATATTTCCGAAACGTTCGACCTCAAAATCAAAATGCTGGCCTGCCACGAAAGTCAGCGTGCCTGGCTCCGAAAGCAGCATGGGCTCGACGAATACCTCGACGGCACCGAACGCTGGTCTGCCGCCCGCGGAAAAGAAATCGGCACAGCCTACGGCGAAGCCTTTGTTCAACATTGCGGACACCCTTATCCTTCGAGTAATCTATTACTCGAATTCCTGGAAAAATAA
- the nagB gene encoding glucosamine-6-phosphate deaminase has translation MATDLSRSVHVTPKSKFVRHTKVPTVIFETSSELAKYVASVVADLIRKKNEAGVSTILGLPTGSTPLGVYRELIRLHNEEQLDFSNVITFNLDEYWPMDPDSIHSYHKFMHENFFDHVNVKPENIHIPRGDIAAEDVDSFCEEYEHSIEKVGGLDLQLLGIGRSGHIGFNEPGSARNSLTRLVNLDPVTRRDAASGFFGEDNVPHHAITMGVGSILAAKKIIIMALGEHKAPVVKRAAEDEVTDEVSASFLQTHTNSLFAVDSAAAAELTAMKTPWIVGNIEWTPQLEKKAVIWLTREVGKPLLKLETEDFLHNHLHQLIHKHGSVGQIRQRVFDELLEGICTKPAGVDPKRVIVFSPHPDDDVISMGGTLITLADQGHDVYIAYMTSGNIAVFDHDALRHIDFVLEFHKLFHPDDQATLTHLQNLKEDIDSKNAGDLDTPEMLGIKGLIRKTEATAGAEVAGVPEERLRFLNLPFYQTGQVSKKPIGEEDIAIVADLLREINPHQIYVAGDLSDPHGTHRVCAEAVINAVDVVAEEGIAPEFWMYRGAWEEYEPHEIERAVPLSPEVVLRKREAIFKHESQKDSAFYPGSDKREFWVRAEDRTRNTATVYNDLGLPEYFAIEAFKHYHGEL, from the coding sequence ATGGCTACTGATCTTTCCCGTTCTGTACATGTTACTCCGAAGTCCAAATTTGTGAGACATACGAAAGTCCCGACGGTGATTTTCGAAACCTCTTCAGAATTAGCGAAATATGTCGCTTCCGTCGTCGCGGATTTAATCCGAAAAAAAAATGAAGCTGGCGTGTCGACCATTCTGGGACTGCCGACCGGATCGACGCCTTTAGGCGTGTATCGGGAATTAATTCGCCTGCACAACGAAGAACAGCTCGATTTTTCGAACGTGATTACGTTCAATCTGGATGAATACTGGCCGATGGATCCGGATTCGATTCACAGCTATCACAAGTTTATGCATGAGAATTTCTTCGATCATGTGAATGTCAAACCGGAGAATATTCATATTCCCCGTGGTGATATTGCTGCTGAAGATGTTGACTCATTCTGTGAGGAGTATGAGCACAGTATCGAAAAGGTCGGCGGGCTGGACTTACAATTGCTGGGGATTGGCCGTTCGGGGCACATCGGTTTTAACGAGCCGGGAAGTGCTCGCAACAGTCTGACGCGGCTGGTTAACCTGGATCCTGTTACCCGCCGTGATGCAGCCAGTGGATTCTTCGGGGAAGATAATGTGCCTCATCATGCGATTACGATGGGGGTCGGCAGTATTCTGGCTGCGAAGAAAATTATCATCATGGCGTTGGGCGAACATAAAGCGCCTGTCGTGAAACGTGCTGCCGAAGATGAAGTGACGGATGAGGTTTCCGCGAGCTTTCTGCAAACGCATACGAACTCGCTATTTGCGGTGGACAGTGCGGCTGCAGCTGAGTTGACGGCAATGAAAACTCCCTGGATTGTAGGGAATATTGAGTGGACACCTCAACTGGAGAAGAAGGCGGTAATCTGGCTGACCAGAGAGGTCGGTAAGCCTTTGTTGAAGCTGGAAACAGAAGATTTTCTGCACAACCACCTGCATCAGCTGATTCATAAACATGGTTCGGTGGGACAGATTCGCCAGCGTGTATTTGATGAACTGCTGGAAGGAATCTGTACGAAACCCGCGGGAGTCGATCCGAAACGCGTGATAGTTTTCAGTCCGCATCCGGATGATGATGTGATTTCGATGGGGGGCACGTTGATTACGCTGGCTGATCAGGGGCACGATGTTTATATCGCCTATATGACCAGCGGAAATATCGCCGTGTTTGACCATGATGCATTACGTCATATTGACTTTGTGCTGGAGTTCCATAAGCTGTTTCATCCTGATGATCAGGCAACGTTGACGCATCTGCAAAATCTGAAGGAAGACATCGACAGCAAAAATGCCGGGGATTTGGATACACCCGAGATGCTGGGAATCAAAGGGCTGATTCGCAAGACGGAAGCGACCGCGGGGGCGGAAGTCGCCGGTGTGCCGGAAGAGCGTTTACGATTTCTGAATCTGCCCTTCTATCAGACAGGACAGGTTTCGAAAAAGCCGATCGGTGAAGAGGATATTGCGATCGTGGCTGATTTATTACGTGAGATCAATCCGCATCAGATTTATGTGGCCGGAGATCTTTCCGACCCACATGGAACGCACCGGGTGTGTGCCGAGGCGGTGATCAACGCCGTCGATGTGGTTGCCGAGGAAGGAATTGCTCCCGAATTCTGGATGTACCGCGGTGCCTGGGAAGAGTATGAACCGCATGAGATTGAACGGGCGGTTCCTTTGAGTCCGGAAGTGGTCTTGAGAAAGCGGGAGGCCATTTTTAAACATGAGTCACAGAAGGACAGTGCCTTTTATCCCGGCAGCGACAAACGAGAATTCTGGGTGCGAGCAGAAGATCGAACCCGTAATACAGCAACGGTTTATAATGATCTTGGTTTGCCGGAATACTTCGCGATTGAGGCCTTCAAGCATTATCATGGCGAATTGTAA
- a CDS encoding TlpA family protein disulfide reductase — protein MRHRHHISTVAACLLLVTQFGCGGGDSPTPQTAGNPLDGKLEGVPAESQNGSKPSAEIKQVSSTGPALKQNANLIRTASLERDKLDMDDLDNDAPSLADEEVKIQELKEGTAEWNVREITRLKVQALPKTQNVDELRKARAERNKKIIQLAMEAVKQTHADKEKQRLFSVCVRHLLDAHLQLALEGDQESIDALYDHSESLFKRDPDSPSAADAGFTVAKFANTSAQRFAQQEPRWIEEFVKQSRLFASRFPRETIRAPQLLQAAAQTCQLYGMNKQALDCCVDLETRFPKSSETAQVAGLTRRLRLKGQPLHLAGETIEGGFVSIDDYKGSVVLVVFWATTAKPFIEQLPQIQALSQKYRKYGFEIVGVNLDEEEPAIDAFQEKTSLDWRQIFYSSRDKRGWNNPAAVYYGVRTVPMLMLVDHTGVTEIVTSNAGQLEEPLRALLRKKTAANAK, from the coding sequence ATGAGGCATCGACACCATATCAGTACGGTTGCAGCGTGCTTGCTGTTAGTCACACAGTTTGGTTGTGGGGGGGGAGATAGCCCGACACCACAAACTGCAGGTAATCCGCTGGATGGCAAGCTGGAAGGAGTGCCTGCCGAATCACAAAATGGTTCAAAGCCTTCTGCAGAAATTAAGCAGGTTTCTTCAACCGGACCTGCATTAAAGCAGAATGCGAATTTGATCCGGACAGCCAGTCTGGAACGTGACAAGCTCGACATGGATGATCTTGATAACGACGCTCCTTCTCTAGCGGACGAAGAGGTCAAAATCCAGGAGCTGAAAGAAGGCACTGCAGAATGGAATGTGCGTGAGATCACACGTTTGAAAGTACAGGCTTTACCTAAAACGCAAAACGTTGATGAATTAAGAAAAGCACGTGCAGAGCGGAATAAGAAAATCATCCAGCTGGCGATGGAAGCAGTTAAGCAGACACATGCAGACAAGGAAAAGCAGCGTCTGTTTTCGGTCTGTGTTCGTCATCTGTTAGATGCGCATTTGCAGCTCGCTTTAGAGGGAGATCAGGAAAGTATCGATGCTTTGTACGATCATTCTGAGTCTCTGTTTAAACGCGATCCTGATTCTCCTTCTGCAGCAGATGCCGGATTTACGGTCGCCAAGTTTGCGAATACCAGCGCACAGCGATTTGCTCAGCAGGAACCGCGTTGGATCGAGGAATTTGTCAAGCAGTCTCGTCTGTTTGCTTCACGGTTTCCCAGGGAAACGATTCGTGCTCCTCAATTACTGCAAGCTGCTGCACAAACCTGTCAGTTATATGGCATGAATAAGCAGGCGCTGGATTGCTGTGTTGATCTGGAAACTCGCTTTCCTAAAAGCAGTGAAACCGCGCAGGTCGCCGGCTTAACGCGTCGTTTACGATTAAAGGGTCAACCGCTGCATCTGGCGGGAGAAACCATTGAAGGCGGATTTGTTTCGATTGATGATTACAAAGGAAGTGTGGTGCTGGTCGTATTCTGGGCGACCACCGCGAAGCCTTTTATTGAGCAACTGCCTCAGATTCAGGCTCTGTCACAAAAATACCGTAAGTATGGTTTTGAAATTGTGGGTGTGAACCTGGATGAAGAAGAGCCTGCCATTGATGCGTTTCAGGAAAAGACTTCGCTGGACTGGCGACAGATTTTCTATTCATCACGCGATAAACGAGGATGGAATAATCCTGCAGCCGTTTATTACGGGGTGCGAACTGTGCCGATGCTGATGCTGGTCGATCATACCGGCGTGACCGAAATCGTGACATCCAATGCTGGTCAACTGGAAGAGCCTTTGCGGGCGTTACTGCGAAAGAAGACAGCAGCGAATGCGAAGTAG